A region of Cucumis melo cultivar AY chromosome 2, USDA_Cmelo_AY_1.0, whole genome shotgun sequence DNA encodes the following proteins:
- the LOC103491926 gene encoding glycosyltransferase BC10 codes for MFSTPFVLSFSLLLSLPILFLLAPHFIPSRPQSIPIPPPDDHDDLFLFNRATAGSNPSNPSTFSHLSSSSNPKLKIAFLFLTNSDLHFAPLWIRFFPNSSDLYNVYVHADPSINITRPGGPFLGRFIVSKRTYRGSPTLISATRRLIATAMIDDPANAYFALLSQYCIPLHSFSYVYNSLFSSTTFDSTSTPSELTHLGVRIRFKSFIEIVSKERHLWKRYNARGRFTMMPEVPFEKFRVGSQFFVLTRKHALVVVNDRTLWRKFKIPCQSSDDCYPEEHYFPTLLSMRDLSGCTQYTLTRVNWTGTANGHPYTYRSSEVSPMLIHQLRKSNYSESYLFARKFTPDCLRPLMAIAKSVIFRD; via the coding sequence ATGTTCTCAACCCCCTTCGTTCTCTCCTTTTCCCTTCTCCTCTCTCTCCCCATCCTCTTCCTTCTCGCCCCCCATTTCATCCCTTCCCGCCCTCAATCCATCCCCATCCCCCCACCAGACGATCACGACGATCTCTTTCTCTTCAATCGCGCCACCGCTGGATCAAATCCCAGCAACCCATCTACGTTTTCCCATCTTTCTTCCTCCTCCAACCCTAAATTGAAGATTGCTTTCCTCTTTCTCACTAATTCCGACCTCCATTTTGCTCCTCTTTGGATTCGGTTCTTCCCCAATTCCTCAGATCTTTACAATGTTTATGTTCATGCTGATCCCTCCATCAACATTACCCGCCCTGGCGGTCCGTTTCTGGGTCGGTTTATTGTTTCCAAGAGAACTTATCGTGGCTCACCAACGCTTATCTCTGCCACGCGCCGCCTCATAGCCACCGCCATGATTGATGATCCAGCTAATGCGTATTTTGCTCTTTTGTCTCAGTATTGTATTCCTCTTCATTCCTTTTCTTATGTTTATAACTCTTTGTTTTCTTCCACTACTTTTGATTCTACCTCTACTCCCTCTGAGTTGACTCATTTGGGTGTAAGGATTCGATTCAAGAGTTTTATTGAGATTGTATCTAAAGAACGGCATTTATGGAAGAGGTATAATGCTAGGGGTCGGTTCACCATGATGCCCGAGGTTCCGTTTGAGAAATTTCGAGTTGGATCTCAGTTCTTTGTGTTGACTAGAAAACATGCGTTGGTGGTTGTTAATGATCGGACGTTGTGGAGGAAATTTAAGATTCCTTGTCAAAGTTCTGATGATTGTTACCCTGAAGAACACTATTTTCCTACCCTTCTTTCCATGAGGGATCTTAGTGGTTGTACGCAATACACGCTTACTCGGGTTAATTGGACTGGAACTGCTAATGGACATCCGTATACGTATCGAAGTTCAGAGGTTTCTCCTATGCTTATTCACCAGCTTCGGAAATCGAATTATTCCGAATCTTATTTGTTTGCCCGGAAATTCACTCCGGATTGCTTGAGACCTCTGATGGCTATTGCAAAGTCTGTGATTTTCCGGGACTGA